In Ammospiza nelsoni isolate bAmmNel1 chromosome 11, bAmmNel1.pri, whole genome shotgun sequence, the genomic window CTGCACTCTGTCGGGAAGTTGCCGCTCCACGGGGTCAGCGGTAGTGTAGAGTCCCCAGGGGAAAAAGGGGCGACAGCTCCGGGAGACCGGAGCGTGTCCAGGCCGGGAGATCAGTACTGGCGCAGCTCGGCACTGGCGGGGCAGCGCTCCCCGCCCGCTGTCCCTGCCGGGTGACGGTGATCAGGGCAGGGAGCGGGAGAACGCGAGTGAGGTTACTCAGCCGGGACTCCCCCTTAGTCATCCCAGAATTACGGAGTGCTCGGAGTCCTCTCAGTGCGCACAGCCAGGAGCCGCGAGCAGCTGATCCAAATCAAGTCGGGCCCTTTGTGTACCACGGAAATACAAACGCCTCGGGGGTGGAACCTGTTGAGCTGCACAGCAAATTAAGCTGCTCCTGTGCAATGAGCTGAACAGATTCCCCAAGTGAAGCAAGAATAACTTGAGGTGGGGCTCTAGTAGCTGGCTGGGAGTTTGGGATACTAATATCCCTCCTCTGCAGTAAGACAGAATGAGGGGAGGGAACCCCGTAAATCAAAACTtccagctgctgtcacagcactAGACTGGAAACATGTTTCTGTCCTACGGTGGCTGTCAGTGTCACTGCCTGCAAGATTTTCACTTCCCAATAGCTTACAGTGGACATCAGTGTGTCTGTAACTGGGATAGATGGGTGGGAGGTAAATAAGAATGTGCTGTATCCATACAAAAAACGTTTTCCAAAATGGCCCATCTCATAATTAGTTCTAGTTCTCATATAATGAGAGTACATTTCTGCTCAGTTCTGTGAAGGCCATGCTCCATTTCCTGTCATGCCCAATTACTGTGCCATGCATTGTGTTCTGAGTTGAACACAAGTTGCTAATGACAATAATATTTTCCAGTCCCTTCCTGTTGGAGTAAACAAATCCCACAAAAGCCATAACTCATACCTGTTCCTTAGAGGCAGAATGGTTCCTGGCACTCATCTTGCATGGGAAGGTGTGAGAATCCCCAGGTGCTGAGCAAGAATTGGGGGGACTGAAGAGTGCTTGGTCCAGGTGATGCTGATATCCACAGATGAGTTGTGAGCAGCGGGATGACCAAAATCTGACACTCAGGGTGTCCCTGAGTCATCCCACAAGCTGtctgccctccttcccagccacaCACGGGGCTGCTGCACCTTGGAGCACGTGTGGAGCgactgctgcccagggaaggagcaaCGACCGGTTTGTGCAGCCCTTCCCACAGGCAGGAACTTGGATCTGTCCTCTCAGGGGCAGCTGCACTTGTGGGAGTTGCCTTATGTCTAGGAGTCTTCCCTCTTTCCATCTGAAACTGCATCAGAAGCTTGTGGAAatgaaagaaggagaaaggggaCATAGCATGGgatcacatttctttttctcttggaaGTAATTTCAGCTGAAGCAGCCTGGTAATCAGTGATACCCTGTCACTGAGTCTCAGAGGACTATGTACAGAGTTGGTTTTCAATCAGCACTGGGTTTCACACCCAGGTTCTTACAAGTTGCTTCCCAAAGCAGCAAGACAACTTTAAATGTACATTTCTGCATGGGAGTGGTTTGGTGTTCATCATATGACCCTGTGCTCACTCAGGACAATGTACAGAGACCCCTAGACACTGCCATGGATCTCATTTCTCAGATTGTCACAAACCCTCCAAAACCACCAGGGCATGTTGTTGATTCACGTGTGCTCTGAATGACTTTCTGAACCATGGGTGAAGTTCAGAAAACTTCACTGTTTTCCAGTTATCCAAACTGTTATCCAAACCCCCGATTCCATTTCCCTACAAGTGTTCTCTAAGAGCTGCCATGAGATTGCTGCTCTGGCTGATAACTCCATCCATCTTCCCTTCCAGTGTGTGTCACATTCCTGGGAAGGTTCTACCAGAGTCTAAAGGACAATGACGTTGAATTCACACCTTCCAGTATTGAAAAGGAGCTCTTGAAATCCTGCAAAGAAGCAAAGGGCAAAGAGAATCGCCTGGTAAGTAGGGGGAGTCACTAATATTTCCCCTCTGCAAATGAGGGGAAACTGAGTTTGTATGATGTGGCTTCCCAAGGGCTGTTTTTGCTGGCTCTGTGGCCACAGTGGGTCCTGTATTTTTTATGAAATCTCTTTACCAAAAGATAAAATTTTGTATCTCAATCTCTTtgccaaaaaaagaaagggaaaaaaccaccaCCCTGTCAACAGTGATTGGACTGGCTGGCATCTCACTGTTACTGAAGCAGTGGATATTACAAAGCTTTTGTTTGCTGTAGGGCTTCCCTGTCCCTTAAATGGTATTTGGGGTGCTATATAatctgttaaaatatttatactcTTCAGCTGTTTAGCTGAAAactaaacaaaggaaaacaaaattgcCCTAACTAAAACCAGAGCCAATTTGTGAATGAAGAGGCCCAAGGAAAAGGCCTGAACTAACCTCAGAGAACTGCAGAGATACCATCTGACATGCAGAGGAGGAACACTTCAGAGAGACTCTTTGAAGAAGACTTTATTCCTAATCCTGTTCAATTTTTATAAAGTTAAGGAACAAGACCAGCCTCAGCAGCTGTAAAATCATTGCAATGGAAAACACCTGCTCAGTATTCTGGGCTCAGTTAGGCTCCTtttgcccagctctggcagtcCCTTTGGGAGGTTCTCTAACAGTAAACATTCAGCTGCAAAACCAGATgaggacagggacagaaaaCTCTGCTTTTAGAAGCTTTTTTTCCATGCATCCCCACTtcactcttttctttcctctagTGCTATTACATTGGGGCCACAAGTGATGCTGCCACCAAAATCATTAATGAGGTATCAAAGCCCATGAGTCACCACATCCCTGTGGAAAAGATCTGTGAGAAGCTAAAGAAGAAAGACAGTCAGATCTGTGAACTAAAATACGGTGAGTTGCCTGCACGAGAGGAAATGCCCATGATTTGCTGGGGTGTGGATGACTGGGGGTGAAGCAACATCCTAAAACCACTCAGGACTGAGTTCTGTAGCCTAGTTAGGTTGCACAACCTGGGTTGCTCTCCATGAACATCCTAGAGAGTTCTATGTAGATGCTTAGGTAAGACTTCTAACCCTTCTTGGCTTCTGCAGGGACTCTGATCAGCCCTGGGATAACTAACTCCCAGGTgtagcagcactgctgtgctcacaTTGCTGTTTGGATTGTCGTGTTTGGGAGGgtgtgtggcacagcctgtgctggcagcaggcagggctgtcactgTGGCAGGGCTCAGGTCCTTGGCTGAGcgctgcagtccctgctgctctcctgttcccagcagcagggtgaTAAATGATGCTTTCTCACCTCCTCTGATGTCTCTGAGAGCATTCCGCTCTCTATTTCTCATCACCTTCCTTGTACCCTCATGTTCCTAGATGGCTTAGAAATGCCTCATTCTGCTTTCCCTTATAGCTGCCCTTAACATCCCTTGGAGACAGCCCCTTGGATTGGGGGTCTTTATACTTTTCATTTCTCCTACTAAGGTCATATTGCTTCCTAAAAAGCTTTTTGTTGGTGTCACTTTCTTATCTTTCCCCTGAAATCACTCTGCTACATTTCTTTTATCCAGTGGAAAAGAAGTGTTGCTGCTCATGTAATAAAGGGGCTTTCAGGGCTATTGTGGAACTCCTGCACGGAAACTGCAACCAAGCCTTCTGTCTTCTAATAATTTTTAGCATTAAGAGCCTTATCTGCTGTCAAAACCTAACTTAGACGTTCCTTCCACCCCTGGCACCTCTCTCCCTGTTGGGTTTTGGCTTCCTCGCCCACCTGGCATGTCTGAGTGCAGCTTTGCTCTCTCCGCAGACAAACAGATCGACCTGAGCACCGTCGACCTGCGCAAGCTGCGCGTCAAGGAGCTGCGGCGGATCCTGGATGACTGGGGCGAGGTGTGCAAGGGCTGTGTCGAGAAATACGACTTCATCCGCAGGATCCACGAACTGATGCCCAAGTACGCACCGAGGGCGGCCGGCGCCCGGACAGACCTCTGAGGGCCGAGACTGGGGCGATGGATcctggggctctgaggggcGAGACCGGGCCTGTGAGGGGCGACCTCGAGGCTCTGAGGGGCGACGCCAGCCCCGCGCTTTGTACGGGACTTTCATTAAAGTTCGCCG contains:
- the MANF gene encoding mesencephalic astrocyte-derived neurotrophic factor; the encoded protein is MRAAHGLCAALALLLLPAGGRALRDGDCEVCVTFLGRFYQSLKDNDVEFTPSSIEKELLKSCKEAKGKENRLCYYIGATSDAATKIINEVSKPMSHHIPVEKICEKLKKKDSQICELKYDKQIDLSTVDLRKLRVKELRRILDDWGEVCKGCVEKYDFIRRIHELMPKYAPRAAGARTDL